One window of Micropterus dolomieu isolate WLL.071019.BEF.003 ecotype Adirondacks linkage group LG13, ASM2129224v1, whole genome shotgun sequence genomic DNA carries:
- the bmpr1bb gene encoding bone morphogenetic protein receptor, type IBb — translation MMVVVWLPQEWAWQAVLLVTGLASLSRGSHANMLDTMLLKNGWKGGSEQRAEESSSAATVSAQNMLWCHCYHHCPEDSVNNTCMTDGYCFTMVEEEEGGLAVLTAGCLGLAGSEFQCRDTWNARSRRALECCTDQDYCNRDLHPTLPPLLTSDYVDGSIQYMALFISITVCSIILGLIFVFCYFRYKRQESRPHYSIDLEQEETYIPPGESLKDLIDHSRSIGSGSGSGLPLLVQRTIAKQIQMVKQIGKGRYGEVWMGKWRGERVAVKVFFTTEEESWFRETEIYQTFLMRHENILGFIAADIKGTGSWTQLYLITDYHENGSLYDYLKSNTLDVKALLKLAYSSISGLCHLHTEIYGTQGKPAIAHRDLKSKNILVKKNGSCCIADLGLAVKFNSDTNEVDIPPNLRVGTKRYMPPEVLDETLNRSYFQSFIMADMYSFGLIVWEMARRCISGGIVEEYQLPYHDLVPTDPSYEDMREVVCIKKQRPSFANRWSSDECLRQMGKLMSECWAHNPASRLTALRVKKTLAKMLESQDIKL, via the exons atgatggtggtggtgtggcTGCCTCAGGAGTGGGCTTGGCAGGCTGTTCTCCTGGTGACTGGACTGGCATCACTGAGCCGTGGATCTCATG CCAACATGTTGGACACCATGCTGCTGAAGAATGGATGGAAGGGCGGATCGGAGCAAAGGGCGGAAGAGAGCAGCAGCGCAGCCACAGTTTCAGCTCAGAACATGCTTTGGTGTCACTGCTACCACCACTGCCCCGAAGACTCTGTCAACAATACTTGCAT GACTGACGGTTACTGCTTCACcatggtggaggaggaggagggaggtctGGCGGTACTCACTGCAGGTTGTTTGGGTCTTGCGGGCTCCGAGTTCCAGTGCAGA GACACGTGGAATGCACGTTCGAGGAGAGCTCTCGAGTGTTGCACCGACCAGGACTATTGCAACCGAGACTTGCATCCTACTCTTCCTCCGCTCTTGACATCAG attatgttgATGGCAGCATCCAGTACATGGCTCTCTTCATTTCAATCACAGTCTGTAGCATCATCCTCGGTCTCATCTTTGTTTTCTGCTACTTCAG ATATAAGCGCCAGGAGTCACGACCGCACTACAGTATCGATCTGGAGCAGGAGGAGACCTACATCCCCCCTGGGGAGTCCCTGAAGGACCTGATAGATCATTCACGCAGCATCGGGTCTGGCTCTGGGTCAGGACTCCCTCTACTG GTGCAGCGAACCATCGCCAAGCAGATTCAGATGGTTAAGCAGATTGGAAAAGGGCGATACGGAGAGGTCTGGATGGGCaagtggagaggagagagagtggcTGTTAAAGTCTTCTtcaccacagaggaagagagctGGTTCAGAGAGACGGAAATATATCAAACCTTCCTTATGAGACATGAAAATATACTAG GATTCATAGCAGCAGATATTAAAGGAACTGGCTCGTGGACTCAACTCTACCTAATTACAGATTACCACGAGAACGGATCGTTATACGACTACCTAAAGTCCAACACCTTAGACGTCAAGGCTCTGCTGAAACTGGCCTACTCCTCCATATCAGGCCTCTGCCACCTGCACACTGAGATCTATGGCACACAGGGCAAACCAGCCATCGCACACAGAGACCTGAAGAGTAAAAACatcctggtaaaaaaaaacggCTCCTGCTGTATAGCTGACCTTGGACTGGCTGTCAAGTTTAACAG TGACACCAATGAGGTGGATATCCCTCCCAACCTACGAGTCGGTACTAAGCGCTACATGCCGCCTGAAGTGTTGGATGAGACCCTGAACAGGAGCTACTTCCAGTCTTTTATAATGGCTGACATGTACAGTTTTGGCCTCATCGTTTGGGAGATGGCCCGACGTTGCATTTCTGGAG GCATTGTGGAGGAGTATCAGCTGCCCTATCATGACCTTGTGCCCACTGATCCTTCCTATGAGGACATGAGAGAAGTCGTCTGCATTAAGAAACAAAGACCTTCATTTGCTAATCGCTGGAGCAGCGATGAG TGCCTGCGGCAGATGGGAAAACTGATGTCGGAGTGCTGGGCTCACAACCCGGCCTCCCGCCTAACAGCCCTGAGGGTGAAGAAGACCCTGGCGAAGATGTTAGAGTCCCAAGACATCAAACTGTGA